The segment ATATGCAACGTGCTCTACATGCATGCCGAGCAGGTTGCATGTAAAAAGATTTTCAGGCTTACCAATCGTTCAATCTCACTTATCCAATTATTAGAACATTTAGTATAATTGGGCCATTCAGTTTCGAATGCTTGGTATTCGCCACATGACCAACTGGCACAGCCACTTGCTTGCAGGGGGCATTCACATTTGCAGACTTTAGTATTGCATTCCCATTCAATTCCATATTGGTCATTTTTCACGCAGCCGTAACTTCTAGAGACATTAGCAACTGTAGGAGATGGAACAGATTAGAAAGATTTAAATGCTTGTTTAGCggcaaaaagaaatatataatttaattacctcTATTGTGCATCATATTATGAATAGCAACAAATGTAATTATGTCAGATTTCACCTGAACGAAACCATATCTGTAGCTTTTTGAGAGCCctgtcaattaaatttataacttaaTTTAGCACAACTAAcgttttatttctaaatttaccTTCATTCTCAAATTTGTACAAGACCTGTCCAAAATTTTGACGTTCAACATCTGCATTTAATATTCCGCCAGTAATTTCAATATCACCAGTCATTCCATTCAATTTCATCTGCTAAAATCATCCCATCTGtttggtttgatttttcagtTCCATTTGCTAAAACGTTCGTTTCGtcatttattaaacaatatactagtgtgaaaattttagtgcTTTTTTGATTGCACTATTGGTTGAAATCTCTTCAAGTCACTCACACGTAGAGCTAATCAATCGCAAAATCTCTGAAGTATCTTGatgtagatttaaaataacattagCTAGGTTTTCACAACCAGACGAACATCGTGCTGTTGGGGGTTCCGTTGTTTTTGGGGGTTCCGTTAATGCTGGGGGACATCCTGAAACTAAtgcaaagattttaatttctttttaagtcTTCTCAAGTTATTCTAACCTTCACCGCTTGACTCATTTGGAAACTCCGGTTCTTGGTGTATGTAAAATTTATCCGAGAAGTCCTTGGGTATATAGAAGGTaggtttgcaataatttttcttctggtTACAGAATACAGGAAGTAAAGATTGcccatttattttcactgtGACTCCCCAAATACTTCGATTTTCGtgtatatttttcatgtttacAATCCTGgtctaaaaattggaaaaaataaatcaaacaaaatgttataCTTTTGCAATACCTGTTGACGTTTAGGATCCCATAATTTAGCCAATTTTGCGATATGCGTGCCTTTATTGGTACATATGAGTCGACTTGTATCTGAGCACCAGCAGCTGTAGTTCCCACTAACAATTTCTCCATCTGGGACGGGTTGTCTGTCACAAACTGACCAACACACTTGTAAGGCATACTTGATGACTTCTTCATTGCAAACTAGCTCTCGGCACTTATCACTCTGTGTAGCGCAATTATCGGAGGGTAAAGATTTGCAacctgcaataaataaaaaaatgataattaacaATTGCTAAttagttattttcaaaatgaaataatttttggaattgtttaatattataaagttttaatcgattaaatttttagagtcATTATGGTTTCCAACACTTCACGACGCGAACATtatcagtttaattttgattttgatcataaatacttttttgcaacaataattacCGACTGGATATCCGGGCACATCTCTGTAGGGGTCACAACATGGCCACTCATTATTTTGTGCTCCAACAAAAACTCTCTGGAAGTTAAAAGCAAAGAGCACTGCGAAAGATATAACCCTCATCATCCACATGATCGTCTGAGCAAGAGACAGGCAAAAGCGCGAGCTTAAATAGTAAAATGTCGGTGCGTCAAACTGATTTTATCAGTCAACAACCGTTTTATAAAACGTATCTCAAATATAGCGATATGATTGTACTATCTGATTACATCGATAATTAGAAAGAGTGAACCGTCAACGCCACTTATCTAATTTACTCACTTTCTGTCAGTTTGCGAGTAAAATGAGAATGACGCAGTCAAGTGCTTGAATTATCGACACCTAAAAGCTGGCAGGacagcaaaacaaataaagatGGCAAAgaataaaaggattttttaactgtcaaaAACATCAGCACTGAATAAAGTAACCCTTGTGGTGCCACTCTAGGATTTATTAACCCccttccaaaaatttatcgcgtttaaattgcatgattctAATTCTCTGAAGAATTAACACTgaaacctaattttttttaaacttaatttaaacttaatttttttaaattattcaatttgattATAGATAAATCCTCAAGTTCTTACTTTACATTCTAGTACTTTGTATTATTTGTAAGCAATAGAAACCAGTTTTTTCTCAGATATAAAATATGAGGGAAAGATCATAcctattaaaataaagtgtttTTACCCAACATATAATGAGTATCATAATTTTTGATAGTTTTAAATGCTTTCAAGATAATTCTAATGCTctggtcaatttttttttaaatatctcacTCAAGTGCATGGAATTCATGAATCGATTGATTGAAATGGCAAGAGAAATAGCGAATTTATGGCATTCACATTCTCCTTATTCCTAGAATTTCCGGTTTATTTTGGCATTCAACCAACTCagaggtatttatttttaacggcGAGAATCTATGAGCTTTGCATTTGGTCCTCATTCCAAAAAAAAAGTCAGCAGTTCCTCTGGCGGCAGCTCCGCAACAGGTATGTATCCTCTAATAGTGAAAATGGCTTTTTTACCGATTACTTGAATTTTCTGTAAGGCTGCAAGTCGATTTTCTGAGCAACTAAACTTCAATATGGACGTGTTCGTTATTTCTATCAACGACGATTACATTGAAGTGGTAAAGGAGAAGCCCGAAGAAATACCAGCAGgtacaaaaaatttgttacctattttaaattattatataaattttcaattccttaATTTATCACAATTATTTAGAACTACTTCAATATTATTGACGTCTgcttatttttcctttatgcAGGGGATGACGTGGgagatttcatttcaaatgaGACATTTCATTGCCCTCACTGTCCAAAGTCTTACGAAAATCGGCGTGAAATTCGAACGCACATTAAAAATCACGAGAAGGCAAACGTGAAGACGTGCTCTGTGTACAAATGCGGATTTTCCTTTGAAAGCCAAGACTTGAAGGAGCAGCACGAGAAGAATGAGCACGCAGAAAGCGAAATTTCATCGCACCAGAAATTTGTTCCGTGTCCCTACTCTGGCGTGTGCAAGATTCAACACGAACCGCAGTGGATGGGCCTGCACATCAGGCGTTTTCACAGGGTAAAGCCTATCACCTGTGTACTGCATCCTAGGATTTTCTATTATGAGAATGAAGAGGAGAAGATTCAGCATGATTTAAAGGTGCAccagaaaacaaattaagagATTTAGTTGGAATAATTCAAGCCggatttgttaatttatttgtgtcaGGGTAGAgctaccctgagaaaataaaatcatatttaaaggTTATTTTTGCTGCAGGATTATTTAccatgcaaaaaatatctgattaagacacaaaataatttttaaaattaaatatttcagacgaaatttgttaaaatcacGATAggtattgattaatttaagcaaaatattgcgTTTAGATCAGCACTATTTTATTGAATCCCGACATCCTTCATAGCTCAGCAAAGCGTTCTCAAGTATAAAAATGGGCCCCCTTGACtcccttaaaattttcacagttCATCGAGTATTTCACTATATCATTTTCAAAGCCCCAAAGAAAATCTAGATCAAGTGGTTGTGAAGTGAACAAGAAAGGCACGTGCAAAAACGAGGTTAAATCCCTGCCGCTCGTTATAGCTGAACTCCCTAATTGGCGCATGCTTGGGCCAAGTTTAGTGCCGAGgaaatgtttgcaaaataGTTTCACCGCCCACACGACGACGGCGACGGCGGTCGCATTGTGCGCCGCGTCATTATAATTCATCGCCGGCTGCTGTTATGGGCTTTCCACTTTTGCACTGAGCGCACAGCACGGCAAAGAAGCATTGTTCAAAGTTTGCCCGGCTCCGGGCATCGATAGCCGTGGCCAGGGGCGTGCCACGGGGGCCGCTGCCGCACGCCGGGATCGGCCGTCGAGCTGCGGCCGCGAGACGATGATTAATGACGCGCGGCACCAACGCCGGCCGCAATTATTCCGCACATTATACGCAATAAACGCGCCGGAAAAACAAAGACTGCGCGTGACACAgcggaataaaaatgttatatcaCGTTGTTCGCGGCCCGACAATGGCGCAAAAACGGCCACAGCGCTGCAAGGTGTCTGGTAAAAAGCCACGCGGACAAAGCGATGCGGAGCttttttatactatttttGCGGCTCGTCTCTTTGTCTCGtggcattttattattcacaGACTGATTGATTGTGGTGCCAAAGGTCAactttgtaacaaaaatttaaaacgcatttttttattcaaaatacttcatgtaattttaaaataagctaTAACTAAAGAAGAATTCGAAGGTAATTTgatgttcaatattttaaattaatgctatACTCAGCTGtacgtaatttaaaatcattgcttgataatttaataagtgaattttcaaaaataaagagccagaaaacatgtaaaaaataatttaatcaacctaaaattttgaactaaataaaaatatatttgtaattaaatcttGCTCAGCTTTAAAGCCTtaatgtttataaattttttattcaaatttttcctttccgaaaaaaacagttttattttgtttgccaaaataatttgtaaaggTATCCTTTATTTGCAGGTTGACAAGTAGCAAGCAAATATTGTGTGCGATAGCGATTTGAGTGCACGCACACAAAAAGCAACTCGCATCAATTCAAATAGCTAAAAGCAAATCGATAAATCTCTGGTCGGCTGCCGTGAAGGTTCATTCACGCGGGCGTGCGAGTGTTTTTTGTTCTCTCTACGCAAACAACGCAGAGTCGGGCCGGGCGCTAAAACAAGTttgccaaaaatgtaaaatccaCGCGCACACACAATTCAGCACTGTTAACCGAgccaatatttgcattttgaacgcggctgctgcttcttGTTTGCCAAATCAATTTCCAACATCGGCAAACAGCACTTTCGGGCGGAAATCCTGCCAGAATTTTTCCGGCCGCGAGAGCACATGCGAAACAATTTCCACAAACAATCTCGATTTCCAAACTCGCCgggagaaattttaatatttaatggcCAACTCCATTCacaatgaaattgttttctttccaTTGTCGAAGATCAATATGCGAGTTTTATTTGCGAGACGCCAGCCCCGGGCGAGACCGAAACGCCCGCCTACATTATACTTGCTCCTTTTTGCAATTGTGCCACTTCTTAGGGCCATTGTGCGCGCCCGGCAGACCAGAGTCGAGCTGCATCGCACATTTCACAACTACGCACAACATTCATAAAAGCCACACACcgaacaattgaattttttcccgAGGTGCATGTTGAAAGGACGTTTTATGTCATCCTTCAGCCAAGCGTACGCAGCGGGAAACGACCAATGCCCCTCTATCATTTCCAGTGCGGCGTTTTTTGACGTTCATGACCCTTGAAATAATGTACATGACTGcgcaaaaatgtattaaatgtctctagaagttttttttaaacagattgaatttttcttgacaGAAATTCATGCTTTTGTTGGCTTTGAGGCTAATTAGGAATAATAGGCTGATCTTAGAGAGTTCAAAATAGTATcgttattcatttaaattaattagtttgtaGCAGCCATCAAGATAattagctaatttttttatatattaatgcATATGATAATTCATGTTAGGGGAGGATAATAAAAgacagcaaattttataaaacattattttattcattcctTTCAAACACTTTATGAATTTGGCAAAGTTTTTTGAACAGCAATAATAtaaccatatttttttctgaaggGTTTATGCATTTCAATTtgtctgatttaaattttaagagttaccgaattaaaaaaatgagtaaaaaaagttaatttcatttttttcagctctgttttttttctaacgaTTCGCCTATTTTCATTCACTTTGCATAGATGATAGGGACggtttggaaaattgtttaaaataaaactaaagaATTAAAACCAACAGACAGTTTAACAGTCCATTTAGATAATCAGAAATTTAGACACttgttaaagaggaatgatactggaaaagcctggaaaatgcttgttgccaatgcataaactcatcccttaggattcaattaaagcctaaattgacctaaggagcattgtaattttttgagaaaattggctggaaagttgccgtgcttttcaaatggtaatggctttctccttacttgaaatccgatttaatttcaaaaccaagagtttccccaataagtggcatacaccgttggacagatctcgacgagaggaatcggaatatgccaagaaaatatgttcgagcactgtaaattttggagaaaattggcataatttgaatttttactgtaggaaggtcgtttttttattattgcaaattgttgaacaaattgtttatcggtcaattgtttaaggcatccaacaatttaaataattttcaattgttgctcaGTATCATTCCATTTTGAGACGTGGTCAGCTTTTGgccgtaaattaaaaattttcatcagaTTCTAGCCCCTTAATTCCGCATCATGAACTACTGattttaatctcaattaaaaaacggGGGAGTTTAAAACGCACTAGAAAATGCAAAGTGACAAAATTAAGAGCATATTTGCTTaagaaattctaattattttcctagGAGGAGGAGTCGACTAAATTGCTTAATCTCGTGTTTCATGCTTTCACTCTGTATACGGCCCGGCAGCAATTTCCACACTCGGCGGTGGCGAAAAAAGTGGTTAACAGGCCAAATTGCTTGCCGAGCCGGGCAATGAGGTCCTGCTGCGCTGCTGTGTACTGAACGCCCACCTAGaactttttattcaattaccGCACGGGCGACGCCGTGTTGTTCGTCTTTCGCAGTGGAAATTTCGCTGATTAAATGTCATTTCACACTCCATAAAGTGGAAATTGCTTAAACGCTCgacgaacacacacacacactcacacggCCCGTGTGTGCGCTGCTGGCAAGAGCAGGTGCAAAATTATGCATGCGCTAATAACTAAGAGCAACGAGACCGTTGGCGCAAGCGGAATGTTAATTGCGCTGCATTCCTGCACTAATTAACGACGAGTAATCTTACGTGTACGCCACCACGCACACGTGCCGCATcccaaaagaaatttttaattaaattttcgtccTCGCGTCTCCCTACTTGCTGTGAGACGTGAGCGAGGGGTGACATCAGAATTGCCATAATAATTTGGCAAACCAGCGTGATTCCAGGGCTTGTTCCAGCCTAATTTTCCTACGTGCTCGGCAGACCGGAAAATGAAAAGGGGTAAACTAAAGGAACGAAAGTAAAGCgttgcaatattatttttagcaatatattattttaatttctgttaaaaatcCACTAAGTGACAATTCCTAGAACACCGAAATATTTCTGCTTAGTTAGTATTATTTactgaatataaattaaatttgttaaataaaaatattaatactatatatatttatataatgcaggaaaattgacgaaaaaaatacaaactggCTATGCACAGATAGTTTCTtacactaatttttttttaaataaaatttctctagCCCCATATCTAGAATGCCAGTTTTGAAAATCTTTCTCCatttcagtattttaaaatacagtaTATTAGGCAAAATATAGAATGTTCTCTTTGATACGCAATAATTGCAACATCTTATTAACactcaatattttgttcttcCACGGTATTCTTGAAGCTGAAGTCTTCAACGATTATTTCAATGTTGTTTCTCTGTAAAACGGTTTCCCTGCGAAACAGATTATTTCAGGATTTTCATTCTTGAGCTTTCATTTTCATACCTCAAACAGCCCcacgaattttgaattttcatcttaatttttagcagCGTGTGTGAATCATCTCTGGATtctaatgttttaaatttttaacatcccatatttgcatataatttcaaaaatacttGACGTCATAGGCCGAAATGGATTCACGTTTTGCTTGCTGTCCATGGTGGAAATGTTGCTGTCATTCGAGAGGGAATGTTTCGTGCTGGACCGACATCGTGAGGTCGTATCACCAAAGCGAATTGCCGAGGCTGAGCATGCCTCGTTGGGCTGCAAAGAATTCCTAGAAACCCGCGGTGAGAGTTGAAGAGAGATCTTTGCTTTGCTTTCTTTCCGGTTCCACTGAATggaaaaaaccaattttttacagactgttgtattattaattgaaaattactgcGAAGAAGTTGTAGAAGCCTTTCATCATTATCttctgttttgttttgctcttGATAGAAGATTTAACTTGCTCATTGAACACGACTCTGGTCAAAAACATGATGATACCCTGCAATGATTGAACTCATTAAAGCTATTGATTGCATGAAGTAGAAGAAAGTTAAACTTCTTACTTGGAGCCCATTTAACGTGACAAACGCGTAGGCAAAGTTGTGATCGAATTGAATATAGAAAAAACCGAATATCCAGGTCACACCAAGCAGCGATGATAGGGAAAACCAGCCCTTCAaccaaattctaaaaaaaataattcaatcttTCCGAGCTTACTTAATAGATTTATCACGTACTTGATGCGTTCACTGAAAGATTGCATTTGTTTAGTGCTTGCGGTAACAGCTACCTTCATGGCAAAAACTAGCACAACTAGGTTGATCTgcgtgaaaatttgattattttgtttaaaaaacaatctTAATTTACCCATACCAATGTAAGAATCACAACAGGTCCCATAAACGCCCAAATATAAATAGGTGTCGACAGCCAGCACCTGATGGTAAAgaaaccaatttatttaattttaaactgctcAGTTTAGGGAGTGGAATGCTCACAATTCATCATTGGCATATCCATTGTCTTGGAGGGAAGTTGTGATGGTACACGTAATTCCCACAATGACAAGAGGAACGCCGTACCCTGAGTAGATGTATATTTTCGAGAAATCACGACCTGAGTCGAAAACACGCACCACCATGCGGTATAAATGATGCCCTTCGACGGCCATCCACATAAATGCAGCGAGGAAAATGTAGTGAAAACACACAGCGACTACCACACACACTCCCTGGagtttaacatttaaattttaaaattaaatattgcttttattgcttGACGATATTGTTTgatcttaaaaatatcactcattaaattttttgtatgatTACCTGAGTCAATTGGAAATATGACCTGTCTAAAACAGCCAACGCCATTACGTGTCCAATtaataaacacaaacacaGGTGTTTTTCAATCGAGTTCCGCTGTTCCTGACTCCCCCTATATATATCAGTAAAGTATAACAAGTTTCAAACCAACTAGACTCTGTACTCGACAAAGTGGAGAGCAATTAATGTCATCGTTAAACTGATCACGCTTAGGGAACTGAAGACGATACTTATGATCTCCATCATTAATCCTTTCTCCTGCAATTTATAAGTGCAATTATTGTCAACTGTGCATAATACTAATTGTAAGGAAAAGCGTACATCATATTGATGACAATTTGTTAGCAAGGTAAAAGCTGCCAAATGTTTGCACACGCACTTGGTGATGAGGCGACCAGATTCCAATTTTCGACATCCATTTGTGTCCCATTCCCtaaaaacactcaaattttatttttactgctctTATTTCCTCATAAATATGCATACTTAGTTTCAATATTCCAATATGCACATATTTCTGTTCCTTGGATCGCTGTTGGCTTCTCTCCCGGATAAAGCTTATGCCAAATAGTTTCGTAGGATGGTCCCTTGGATGGTCGGAAGTGTTTGAAAGTTATGAGAACTGCATCTTCAGAGTCAAATTCTTGTATTAAGGTTCTGTCTGGTCCGTAAAGGGCCAAGTATATTAACCCCGAATTCATCCTTTTCTTTGTATCATTCATACTGAAGCAaagtaatatttattgcaaCTTTAGAgaatttcttcatttaatCAGACCTGTTCCTTCCGgaaggaaacaatttttcggcGAAATCCATAGGAATTGTTTGTCCAACTGCCTCCAAATGAATCGTTTCATTGCTTGTGAAGTAATTGGGAAGTTTTCGAATGAGAATCGTTGATGTCAGCTTTGGAGTTCCTCGCATgggaaaaatgataatatttccaatatttcCTCCTATTAAGATAttgatacatttttgaaatttatgagaTCAGAATACCAACCAGGCGTATGCTTTAAATACTGTGCTTCCATCATGAAGTGTTTTTTCACGCTTGTCATGTTATTGATTTCATCACTAAATTTTGACTTGTTTGTAAAAGCGAGGCCATAAGTTTCTACTAAGTTTTGGATTTCCAATCCTAATGGGAAAATTTCGCTCTGTAATATTTGcccaaaaatttgatcaagcAAACACACTTATTTTCGAGAATCATATATTATACCTTATCCAATTGCTGCCAAGGTATATTCAATGTAATGAGATTTTCAACAACTCCCATTGCAAAATcggtgaaaattttcaataaatgcaACTCTGCGATTGGCAAATCTTGCGCTTTGTCCTGTTcctctaaaaaaattctgagagtttcctgtaaaacAGTACACGATTTCTTAGttaataaatgtttataaGACTGTATTCTTACGTGGGATATATCTATAACTTGATCGATTTCATGTCCAAACAATGATGAGTCTGATATATATTGGACTAAAGCCATCATCAACGTAAATGATGGAGGGGTGTTGTTCTTCATctgtaaaaaatagttaattttgttttttcacatTACATCCTCAGAACAAAATAACTCTTTTATGGAACTTCTAATTTAcagctataaaattaaactctagGCAGCATGCAGAGGCtgttttatcataattatatattttactgtaTGTAGTTTCAACTTAGAAAAGAAATGATAATGAATTACCAAATCTTTGATATCACTGATCCACGTATTCTGGCATCCGTCGTAAATCGGCCATTCAGTGTCGTAGTTTTTGCCATTGCATCGCCAATACGCTGCGTCACCACCCGCATCTAAGGGACATTTcctttcgcaattaaatcCGTCGCAACATGTCCACTCATTCCCGTATTGATCCACTTTAACGCAGTCCCTACAtcctgcaaattaaatttctttaaagttaaaatgcaacaaattttaaaaattctattatgaattgaattttgtaccaattttttataaatgagaTATTgtgtaaatataatataactaTTAGTCATTTACCTTCGCGACCTCCAAGTTGACACACAATGAAATCCAATCTTGTATCACCTTCTTGGCGAATACCAATCGCGTTAACTcctgatttcaattattgtaaGCATATGTATATTCTAACACGATTCTAGGATGAAATTACCTCCTACATAAAACACAAAACGATTGTATTCACCGTAACCGTATTTGATTCCCTCATAGCTTAGTACCAATCCAGAAAAAGGAATGTCCCAGAATTGCCAGGAAGCTTctttttcatcttttaaaGCCATTGACGCTGTTACAATCTCAGAATGGTAAATAAaagctgaaattcaatttagtgAAGATTTGTTTACTATTTATCTCAACCAAAATGACGggattaatgatttaaaaagatgCTACTCACTGAATGTATCCATCAATGACACAAATTTACTGAACTCCCATCGAAATTCAAAAGCGGCTGGCCTGTATTCACCACACGCAGTTTCAATGGGTGcttgaaaaatcaatacaagttttttagatatatatttccaaatttcagaTAGTTATTATACCACTGTACTTAACCATCTTGTAGCATCTATCGTCTACCTGACACATACTGGTATCATTTGGGCATGGCACGCACGGACTCTCTAGATAAGGAGTACACTTCTTCCTTTGATAGCAAAACACAGGAAGTAAGGTCTCTGAAGGTATTTCCACTACAGATCCCCAAATTCCAATAAGCTGCTTACTACCATCCCGGTTTATAAATGAAGTCTAGAAAAGATTGAATCATATATAACTTATCTATGATAAATCAAAGATTATACACCTCCTGTTGTTGAGACATATTTGGTGAGGAATATTGTGAAATAAGGGTGCTCGGAGTGCTCGAGGTGCTATCATATTTACATGTTGGTTCGACACTTATTGTGCACCAGCAACTGTAAACTCCGGAAGAGATATTTTTCCCAGGAATCAGTCCGCCCTTGTCACAAGCCGCACTGCACGCTCTAATCGCTTCTTTCATAATTGCTCTATTACAAACTAAATTCCTACATTCTTCACTCTGTGTAGCACAAGGGTCATATGAAGAATTTTTGCATCctgaaaaaaggattttaaaagTTACTGGTgattgttcaaaatatttttgatagcaTCTCTTTAGCGTCGTAATTGCGCATAGTTCACCTGTCAACAAATAAACTTCCGCGTGATGTTAAAATAGTGCGTGCGACATTCCATAATAAGCTATAAGAAATTTGGCGTTTGTTGAGTGGGACGCAATTTCTATACACTACCAAGAAAACAGGTTTAATTTTAGAGTAGTTACCAACTGGATATCCTAATTCTCCATCAATATGGCAATATGGCCAACTTTCGTTTTGAGCACT is part of the Cloeon dipterum chromosome 1, ieCloDipt1.1, whole genome shotgun sequence genome and harbors:
- the LOC135934791 gene encoding adhesion G protein-coupled receptor E5-like, coding for MALKDEKEASWQFWDIPFSGLVLSYEGIKYGYGEYNRFVFYVGGGNIGNIIIFPMRGTPKLTSTILIRKLPNYFTSNETIHLEAVGQTIPMDFAEKLFPSGRNSMNDTKKRMNSGLIYLALYGPDRTLIQEFDSEDAVLITFKHFRPSKGPSYETIWHKLYPGEKPTAIQGTEICAYWNIETNVFREWDTNGCRKLESGRLITKCVCKHLAAFTLLTNCHQYDEKGLMMEIISIVFSSLSVISLTMTLIALHFVEGSQEQRNSIEKHLCLCLLIGHVMALAVLDRSYFQLTQGVCVVVAVCFHYIFLAAFMWMAVEGHHLYRMVVRVFDSGRDFSKIYIYSGYGVPLVIVGITCTITTSLQDNGYANDELCWLSTPIYIWAFMGPVVILTLINLVVLVFAMKVAVTASTKQMQSFSERIKIWLKGWFSLSSLLGVTWIFGFFYIQFDHNFAYAFVTLNGLQGIIMFLTRVVFNEQVKSSIKSKTKQKIMMKGFYNFFAWNRKESKAKISLQLSPRVSRNSLQPNEACSASAIRFGDTTSRCRSSTKHSLSNDSNISTMDSKQNVNPFRPMTSSCKSLPSDNCATQSDKCRELVCNEEVIKYALQVCWMSPSINGTPKNNGTPNSTMFVWL